The following proteins come from a genomic window of Methanocella conradii HZ254:
- a CDS encoding glycosyltransferase family 4 protein yields the protein MNILYVSPFSHGVNVSPALYLAHLVANRGNNVYFYTIKKSYVQFKDKSGKIKIASPPENVEMHYINNKFIFPDIAYPFINPIKEYFDLLKIVKEKQIDIIHFYFPEHLICLPLLRKNAFVNIPVVLSINSVPGYDWFYGKKYVDFIGKIYSKLVSSRIIQNADRIIPYSTISIDTLISFGHDRRKIVNMIPHGVDILFFKPSENKESLREKHKLPKDAFIIIYTGRFVKVKRLDLLIQAFEKVLHKINNAFLLLVGDGPQKKELISMVDPCCRDRVRFIDFVGPIVLSELYAASDMFSLISSGEGISSSLLEACASGLPALVSNVGANRVIVQDGLNGYVINDVDEDSIAQKIIDIKTNHSFLSKNSRDISIKKLNWNGITDQYIKIYYELINKRSEV from the coding sequence ATGAATATACTCTATGTTAGCCCATTCTCTCATGGAGTTAACGTTTCTCCTGCATTATACCTGGCACATCTTGTGGCCAATCGTGGAAATAACGTATATTTCTATACAATTAAAAAATCATATGTTCAATTTAAAGATAAAAGCGGAAAAATTAAAATTGCATCTCCACCTGAAAACGTAGAAATGCATTACATCAATAATAAATTTATATTTCCTGACATTGCATATCCCTTCATAAACCCCATAAAAGAATATTTTGATTTATTGAAGATCGTTAAAGAAAAACAGATAGACATTATTCATTTTTATTTCCCTGAGCATCTTATTTGTCTCCCGCTACTTAGAAAAAATGCCTTTGTTAATATACCCGTCGTTCTATCAATAAATAGTGTTCCGGGCTATGATTGGTTTTATGGTAAAAAATATGTTGATTTTATCGGAAAAATATATTCAAAATTAGTCTCATCAAGAATAATTCAGAACGCTGATAGGATTATACCATATTCTACAATATCCATAGATACGCTTATTTCTTTTGGCCATGATAGAAGAAAAATTGTAAATATGATACCTCATGGAGTGGACATACTTTTTTTTAAGCCATCTGAAAATAAAGAGAGTTTGAGAGAAAAACATAAATTGCCAAAAGATGCTTTCATTATCATTTATACGGGACGATTCGTAAAAGTAAAACGGCTAGATTTATTAATCCAAGCATTTGAGAAGGTATTACATAAAATAAATAATGCGTTTTTATTATTAGTCGGCGATGGCCCACAAAAAAAAGAACTAATATCTATGGTAGATCCATGTTGTAGAGATCGGGTTAGGTTCATCGATTTTGTAGGCCCCATAGTATTATCAGAACTTTATGCCGCATCGGATATGTTCTCTTTGATTTCAAGCGGAGAAGGCATATCATCATCACTATTGGAGGCGTGCGCCTCAGGTCTACCCGCACTAGTATCAAATGTAGGGGCGAACAGGGTCATCGTTCAGGATGGGTTGAATGGCTATGTCATAAATGATGTAGATGAGGACAGCATAGCCCAAAAAATAATTGATATAAAAACAAATCACTCATTTCTATCAAAAAATTCTAGAGATATTTCAATAAAAAAATTGAATTGGAATGGCATAACAGATCAATATATTAAAATATATTATGAGTTGATAAATAAAAGAAGTGAAGTATGA
- a CDS encoding DUF1972 domain-containing protein translates to MKTKKIAIVGARGIGNYGGFETFVSELAPRLVNKGFKVYCSCEKNGIGELPYHKGVKLIYFPIKISNNYLLRKLFEILYDIYFNIACPIYFKCDIVYSLGVGANIFVLFPRLLGKKSIVNVDGIEWKRPKFNPVERIILKFMFKMTVMGADRIVIDSRSLLNHIDNRYRKKTIYIPYGVSDIEINPWDEKKLQRYIDDNYKIFPDSYWLVVARLEPENNIHTILEGYLKSKSKKPLVVVGDYTSKNYKKAIRAILENDKEGRILMAGAIYNDKSLLDMLRQNCFAYVHGHSVGGTNPSLLEAMSMKNIIVAHDNEFNREVCGESAIYFKDAEELRERIESIEKMPEKYANLKDEIYIKVMKNYSWEGIITEYVDLFSRIGADK, encoded by the coding sequence ATGAAAACTAAAAAAATTGCAATAGTTGGCGCACGAGGGATCGGAAATTATGGCGGTTTTGAAACATTTGTAAGTGAACTGGCGCCTAGACTCGTAAATAAAGGCTTTAAAGTATATTGCAGTTGTGAAAAGAATGGAATTGGCGAGCTGCCTTATCATAAGGGGGTTAAATTAATATATTTTCCAATAAAAATATCAAATAATTATTTACTTAGAAAATTATTTGAAATATTATATGATATTTATTTTAACATAGCCTGTCCAATTTATTTCAAATGCGATATTGTGTATAGTCTTGGGGTAGGCGCAAACATTTTTGTGCTCTTTCCAAGACTTTTGGGGAAAAAGAGTATTGTTAATGTTGATGGCATTGAGTGGAAAAGGCCTAAATTCAATCCAGTTGAAAGGATTATTTTGAAGTTCATGTTTAAAATGACAGTAATGGGCGCGGATAGGATAGTCATAGATAGTAGATCTTTATTAAATCATATAGATAATAGATATCGAAAAAAGACAATTTATATCCCATATGGCGTTAGTGATATAGAGATTAACCCATGGGATGAAAAGAAATTACAAAGATATATAGATGATAACTATAAAATTTTTCCTGATTCGTATTGGCTGGTGGTAGCCAGGCTTGAGCCTGAAAACAATATCCATACAATACTTGAAGGCTACTTAAAAAGTAAATCAAAAAAACCTCTAGTTGTCGTTGGAGACTATACCAGCAAAAATTATAAAAAGGCAATACGTGCGATACTGGAAAATGATAAAGAAGGAAGAATATTGATGGCGGGGGCAATATATAATGATAAAAGTTTGCTGGACATGCTCAGGCAAAACTGCTTTGCATATGTACATGGGCACTCGGTTGGCGGAACAAATCCATCGCTTTTAGAGGCTATGAGCATGAAAAACATCATAGTGGCACACGATAACGAGTTCAATCGAGAAGTTTGTGGAGAAAGTGCAATTTATTTTAAAGATGCAGAAGAACTAAGAGAACGGATTGAATCAATAGAAAAAATGCCGGAAAAATATGCAAATTTAAAGGATGAAATATATATAAAAGTAATGAAAAATTATTCCTGGGAGGGAATTATAACAGAATACGTGGACTTGTTCTCAAGAATTGGGGCTGATAAATAA